The following coding sequences are from one Candidatus Nitrohelix vancouverensis window:
- the asnB gene encoding asparagine synthase (glutamine-hydrolyzing): MCGVAGILAFQPQNLPEPPEILLDRMLSRLEHRGPDGQRSVVLKDTADLWVGFGHSRLSIIDLSDAGRQPMSDSESSVWISSNNEIYNYKELRRELESSVTFRSDSDTEVLLHTIKDDLANGLNRLRGMFAFGYWDSARETLSLARDRLGVKPLYYYQDENCLIFASEIRSILATGIPAKTLKPQSVFQFLSFGRPLAPDTLIEGIKELRPGHLAIWNSGDFHEESWWNPASFSIKQQADIEKSAKEHLQSAVNSRLVSDVPVGVFLSGGMDSCAVASLCPPPRPRSLSMSFSESAYDESVYARETAEFLNLDHQKINISPDEALQSLPDFIAAMDQPTLDGLNVFLISRQARANGWKVALSGLGGDELFGGYPSFQLLPKLARYQNLLNCLPRSFVKGMSALLRKFSRNDRDTKLLRWMSGDHSGPHPWFLLRSLFSGSELNQLWENEGDLEAETELHWRRAQLLVDSVADWDLLNQVSFLEATQYMVPTLLKDADVMGMSQGLEIRVPWVDHLLVEWMFSLSANEKFKIQGPLKPLMYKALQGNWPEGMDKRRKAGFTLPFEVWMRGELREEMERILFTHVPILDPYLQDKGVRRVWDQFLKGRTAWSRPWAIYVLKKWVLRNI, encoded by the coding sequence ATGTGTGGTGTCGCCGGGATTCTGGCGTTCCAGCCTCAAAATCTACCAGAGCCTCCTGAAATTCTACTGGATCGTATGCTGTCCCGACTTGAGCATCGCGGGCCGGATGGACAGCGAAGCGTCGTATTAAAAGATACGGCAGACCTCTGGGTCGGCTTCGGGCACAGCCGTTTGTCCATCATCGATCTTTCGGATGCGGGCCGACAACCTATGTCGGATTCAGAGTCCTCAGTCTGGATCAGCTCCAATAATGAAATCTATAATTACAAAGAACTGCGCCGCGAGCTGGAAAGTTCTGTTACCTTTCGGTCTGATTCCGACACCGAAGTCCTCTTGCATACGATCAAGGATGATCTGGCTAATGGCTTGAATCGCCTGCGCGGCATGTTCGCGTTTGGTTATTGGGATTCGGCGCGTGAAACCTTATCGCTTGCCAGAGATCGTCTGGGCGTCAAGCCGCTGTATTATTATCAGGATGAGAATTGCCTGATTTTCGCTTCTGAGATTCGATCCATTCTTGCCACGGGTATTCCGGCGAAAACGCTCAAGCCTCAGTCTGTGTTCCAGTTCCTTTCTTTTGGGCGCCCCCTGGCTCCCGATACTTTGATCGAAGGCATCAAGGAACTGAGACCGGGGCATCTTGCTATTTGGAATTCGGGCGATTTTCATGAGGAATCCTGGTGGAATCCGGCCTCTTTCTCCATCAAACAACAGGCTGATATTGAAAAATCGGCTAAAGAGCATTTGCAGTCTGCCGTCAATTCCCGGCTTGTGAGTGATGTTCCCGTCGGCGTCTTTCTCAGCGGCGGGATGGACTCCTGCGCCGTGGCCTCCTTGTGCCCCCCTCCCCGTCCGCGCTCCCTGTCCATGTCTTTTTCTGAATCTGCTTACGATGAATCCGTATATGCGCGGGAAACTGCGGAATTTCTGAATCTGGATCATCAGAAGATAAATATAAGCCCCGATGAGGCATTGCAGTCCTTGCCGGACTTTATTGCGGCGATGGATCAGCCGACGCTGGACGGTTTGAACGTATTTTTGATCTCCAGACAAGCGCGGGCTAATGGATGGAAGGTGGCTCTTTCTGGCCTTGGCGGGGATGAATTGTTTGGCGGTTACCCTTCATTTCAATTGCTCCCCAAACTGGCGCGTTATCAGAATCTTTTAAATTGCCTGCCACGATCCTTTGTTAAGGGCATGTCGGCGTTGTTGAGAAAATTCAGTCGCAATGACAGGGATACCAAATTATTACGCTGGATGAGCGGCGATCATTCGGGACCGCATCCCTGGTTTTTACTGCGTTCTTTATTCAGCGGTTCCGAGCTGAATCAGCTTTGGGAAAACGAGGGCGATCTTGAGGCTGAAACGGAGCTTCATTGGCGCCGCGCACAGCTTCTCGTGGATTCAGTTGCAGATTGGGATTTGTTGAATCAGGTCTCATTTCTTGAGGCGACACAATACATGGTTCCGACCCTTCTGAAAGATGCCGATGTCATGGGGATGTCGCAGGGCCTGGAAATTCGCGTTCCCTGGGTCGATCATTTGCTGGTGGAGTGGATGTTTTCCTTGTCGGCCAATGAGAAATTCAAGATTCAGGGGCCTCTCAAGCCGCTTATGTATAAGGCCTTGCAGGGAAATTGGCCGGAAGGCATGGACAAACGTCGCAAGGCCGGTTTCACCCTGCCCTTTGAAGTGTGGATGCGTGGCGAATTGCGTGAGGAGATGGAGCGGATTTTATTCACTCATGTCCCCATCCTTGACCCTTATTTACAGGACAAGGGCGTCAGGAGAGTATGGGACCAGTTTCTAAAAGGTCGCACCGCCTGGTCGCGACCCTGGGCTATTTATGTCCTTAAAAAATGGGTTTTAAGGAATATTTAA
- a CDS encoding PhzF family phenazine biosynthesis protein, with protein MKIPFYQVDVFTNSPLGGNPLAVFPDASGLDESLLLRIAREMNLSETVFLYPSDSESVDYRMRIFTPAKEIPFAGHPVIGTAYVICKTGMRVKSKNSVQLGLPAQTISVVSGNEDEYFMEQPEAQFGKTMNDLELIAKAVNLDSRLIGGVAEPQVCSTGLAALYVSIDGLKSIENIMINGQSLNALLDLSRVDMLYVFTLETQGASVHSRSFAPGIGIPEDPATGSAAGALSAYLAKNEVLDKETLKHFVIEQGYEINRPSQIIAGIEWESGSQMKIKVGGSSVLIIEGQMMI; from the coding sequence ATGAAAATTCCATTTTATCAGGTTGATGTTTTCACGAATTCCCCTCTTGGCGGCAATCCGTTGGCGGTCTTTCCAGACGCTTCGGGTTTGGATGAGTCTTTATTATTGAGAATCGCGCGCGAGATGAACTTGTCGGAAACGGTTTTCCTCTATCCTTCCGACTCGGAATCGGTGGATTATCGCATGCGAATCTTCACCCCGGCGAAGGAAATCCCCTTTGCGGGGCACCCGGTGATCGGGACCGCCTATGTCATTTGCAAGACCGGGATGCGCGTTAAATCGAAGAATTCAGTTCAACTGGGCCTGCCAGCTCAGACGATATCGGTGGTCAGTGGAAACGAGGATGAGTATTTCATGGAACAACCGGAGGCTCAGTTTGGCAAGACCATGAACGATCTGGAACTGATTGCCAAGGCGGTGAATCTGGACTCCCGGCTCATTGGAGGCGTCGCAGAGCCGCAAGTTTGCAGTACCGGGCTTGCCGCCCTGTATGTTTCCATTGATGGTTTGAAAAGTATTGAAAATATAATGATTAATGGTCAATCTCTTAATGCTTTACTTGATCTTTCTCGCGTCGATATGCTGTATGTTTTTACGCTGGAAACACAGGGGGCATCCGTGCATTCGCGTTCTTTCGCTCCGGGAATTGGCATTCCTGAAGACCCGGCAACCGGGAGCGCGGCTGGAGCGCTTTCAGCTTATCTGGCAAAGAATGAAGTTTTGGACAAAGAAACCCTGAAGCATTTTGTCATTGAACAAGGCTATGAGATCAATCGCCCGTCGCAAATCATTGCAGGGATCGAATGGGAATCCGGGAGTCAGATGAAAATCAAAGTGGGTGGGTCCAGCGTTCTGATAATAGAGGGGCAGATGATGATCTGA
- a CDS encoding DJ-1/PfpI family protein — protein MKKVLVALAQGFEEIETITVVDILRRSGARVTLAGLSEGPVEGSRGVHVMPDCLLSAVDPVEFEMIVLPGGMPGTSNLQKDPGLLDILRQMHSGDKFIAAICAAPLVLQTAGILKGDHITSHPSVREKLNGVNYEEERVVVDGKIITSRSPGTAMEFAMKLVECLFGIDRVHIVNEGVLAKL, from the coding sequence ATGAAAAAAGTTCTGGTTGCTCTTGCGCAGGGCTTTGAGGAAATCGAAACGATCACCGTTGTCGACATCCTGCGACGTTCTGGAGCGCGCGTTACGCTGGCAGGTTTGAGCGAAGGGCCAGTCGAAGGCTCACGCGGGGTTCATGTCATGCCCGATTGCCTGTTGAGCGCCGTCGACCCCGTCGAATTCGAGATGATCGTTTTGCCAGGGGGAATGCCGGGAACATCAAATCTTCAAAAAGATCCCGGCCTCCTCGATATCCTGCGACAGATGCACAGTGGCGACAAGTTCATCGCGGCTATCTGCGCCGCTCCTCTGGTTCTGCAAACGGCGGGAATTTTGAAAGGGGATCACATCACCAGTCACCCTTCGGTTCGGGAAAAACTGAATGGAGTCAACTACGAGGAGGAAAGGGTGGTTGTCGACGGAAAGATCATCACCAGCCGCAGTCCGGGAACGGCAATGGAATTTGCCATGAAACTGGTGGAATGCCTGTTTGGGATCGACCGGGTCCATATCGTCAATGAAGGCGTATTGGCGAAACTTTAA
- the ubiE gene encoding bifunctional demethylmenaquinone methyltransferase/2-methoxy-6-polyprenyl-1,4-benzoquinol methylase UbiE, with protein sequence MTLTDRTSLFAQQIESMFGAIAPRYDFLNRLLSCGQDIYWRRKAVDLLEPEDDACYLDLATGTADLALEIKVRRKSRARVIGADFCHPMLQLGQVKARKESVDIALVGASGDALPFADASFSGVAIAFGIRNFAEPEKGLSEILRVLKDRGKLVVLEFSLPDHPFLKWAYQFYFVRVLPLIGRLISRHGAAYSYLPESVLRFPQRGRFVEMMEAQGFREVAFRNLTFGIVSLYWGRKHV encoded by the coding sequence ATGACTCTAACGGATCGAACCTCCCTGTTCGCTCAACAAATCGAATCCATGTTCGGGGCGATCGCTCCGCGCTATGATTTTTTGAATCGATTGTTGAGTTGCGGTCAGGATATCTATTGGCGGCGCAAGGCGGTGGATTTACTGGAGCCCGAGGACGACGCTTGTTATCTCGATTTGGCGACGGGAACCGCAGACCTTGCTTTGGAGATCAAGGTGCGCAGAAAGAGCCGGGCGCGGGTGATCGGCGCTGACTTTTGCCATCCGATGCTTCAACTGGGACAGGTCAAGGCGCGCAAGGAGTCGGTCGATATCGCTTTAGTGGGCGCCAGCGGAGACGCGTTGCCCTTTGCAGACGCTTCATTTTCGGGCGTGGCGATTGCGTTTGGAATTCGTAATTTTGCCGAACCGGAAAAGGGTTTGTCGGAAATATTGAGAGTTCTTAAAGACCGGGGGAAACTCGTTGTGCTCGAATTTTCTTTGCCAGATCATCCTTTTTTGAAGTGGGCCTATCAGTTTTATTTTGTCCGGGTCCTGCCTCTCATTGGTCGATTGATTTCACGTCATGGCGCGGCTTACTCTTACCTTCCCGAATCGGTTTTACGTTTTCCTCAGCGCGGCCGTTTTGTTGAGATGATGGAGGCCCAGGGATTTCGCGAGGTGGCTTTCAGGAATTTGACCTTTGGCATCGTGTCGCTTTACTGGGGGCGCAAGCATGTTTGA
- a CDS encoding PDZ domain-containing protein codes for MFDNRNLYGPGSALLLIALVVSISLQNASFFEEEETTIKKVSVRESPFADRPEFKNLLELQNAFVRNAKRVKPVVVSINSVEEQLENSSWHAPSLQDVPWYYRFMDWAKKKVARKKYALDHLGSGILLDSDGHILTNHHVVEDGERLLVKLMDGRNLYADLVGVDPKTDLAVIKISSFRSFPVGTFGDSKKVEVGEWVMAIGNPYGLEGTVTVGVVSGKSRYDVGITTYENFIQTDASINPGNSGGPLVNLDGEIIGINTAVAELGSGVGFAIPIKMALEVSRQLIDHGNVERGWLGVGIQSLTPELAQSFDLPQGASGVLVNSVQEKTPAESGGILRGDIIFQFDGGKVPNSKMFQQMVADTEIGKKVEVTIFRNGEEKRLWIKIGKLFS; via the coding sequence ATGTTTGATAACCGCAATCTCTATGGGCCGGGCAGCGCCCTGCTCCTCATAGCGCTGGTTGTATCGATCTCCTTGCAGAACGCTTCTTTCTTTGAAGAAGAGGAAACAACGATTAAAAAAGTTTCCGTCCGTGAAAGTCCTTTTGCGGATCGCCCCGAATTCAAAAATCTTTTGGAATTGCAAAATGCTTTTGTTCGCAACGCCAAGCGCGTCAAGCCGGTTGTGGTGAGCATCAACAGCGTGGAAGAGCAATTGGAAAATTCTTCCTGGCATGCGCCCTCTTTGCAGGATGTTCCCTGGTACTACCGTTTCATGGATTGGGCCAAGAAGAAAGTGGCGCGCAAGAAATACGCGCTGGATCATTTGGGATCGGGAATCCTGCTGGATTCAGACGGTCATATCTTGACGAATCATCATGTGGTTGAAGATGGCGAGCGCCTGCTGGTGAAGTTGATGGACGGCAGGAATTTGTATGCGGATCTTGTTGGCGTGGACCCCAAAACCGATCTCGCCGTCATCAAAATCTCATCGTTCCGAAGTTTCCCGGTCGGTACATTTGGCGATTCCAAAAAGGTTGAGGTGGGCGAATGGGTGATGGCGATCGGCAATCCCTACGGCCTTGAAGGAACGGTGACGGTGGGCGTGGTCAGCGGAAAGAGTCGCTATGACGTTGGCATCACCACCTATGAAAATTTCATCCAGACCGACGCTTCCATCAATCCCGGCAACAGCGGCGGTCCTTTGGTGAATCTGGACGGGGAGATTATCGGCATCAACACGGCGGTCGCGGAGTTGGGTTCTGGTGTGGGCTTTGCCATTCCAATTAAAATGGCGCTGGAAGTCAGTCGCCAGTTGATTGACCACGGTAATGTCGAGCGCGGCTGGCTGGGCGTTGGCATTCAGTCGTTGACGCCGGAGTTGGCGCAATCCTTCGATTTGCCCCAGGGCGCGTCTGGCGTACTGGTGAACAGCGTTCAGGAGAAGACACCGGCTGAAAGCGGTGGCATTCTACGCGGCGACATCATCTTCCAGTTCGACGGCGGCAAGGTTCCCAATTCAAAAATGTTTCAGCAGATGGTCGCCGATACTGAGATCGGAAAAAAAGTTGAAGTCACTATTTTTCGAAACGGAGAAGAAAAACGATTGTGGATCAAAATCGGCAAGCTCTTCTCTTGA
- a CDS encoding heavy-metal-associated domain-containing protein, protein MQIIDVDGMTCGHCVETVTKALSKLSGVHNVQVSLEQGNVSFDFEEDKVEMETVRSAITEVGFEVK, encoded by the coding sequence ATGCAAATCATCGACGTCGATGGAATGACCTGTGGTCATTGCGTGGAAACAGTCACCAAGGCCTTGAGCAAACTCTCAGGCGTTCACAATGTTCAGGTGAGCCTGGAACAGGGAAATGTCAGTTTTGATTTTGAGGAAGACAAGGTCGAAATGGAGACCGTCCGGAGCGCGATCACTGAAGTCGGCTTTGAAGTGAAATAG
- a CDS encoding flagellar biosynthesis anti-sigma factor FlgM, protein MNELNPASKIIRRQAINKASPVAKSAKTVSSKGESEDRVTLSVASKVQASKKSAPTSGELRMDLVNKFKSVLEKGSYDVKADEIADKMVQKIREQKNQVIF, encoded by the coding sequence ATGAATGAGTTGAACCCAGCATCTAAAATTATCCGTCGTCAAGCAATCAATAAAGCGAGCCCGGTGGCGAAATCAGCGAAAACGGTTTCCAGCAAAGGGGAGTCGGAGGATCGCGTTACGCTTTCAGTCGCCTCAAAAGTTCAGGCCTCGAAAAAGTCTGCGCCAACAAGCGGCGAGCTACGTATGGACCTGGTGAACAAATTCAAGAGCGTTCTGGAAAAAGGTTCCTATGACGTGAAAGCGGATGAGATTGCGGACAAGATGGTGCAGAAAATCAGGGAACAAAAAAACCAGGTGATATTCTAA
- a CDS encoding DUF1566 domain-containing protein, giving the protein MSDSPRFTDNGDGTITDNNSGLVWCSQDSWHLAHDWLDFQESLAFVDEMNKKDLMGFHDWRIAEREEIEALYVPESINLARSKEEIHIDPLFAPQGGNGSWCLPFDQRAAFYFSYASGISQFFDQDFSQGYVRLVRLCGD; this is encoded by the coding sequence ATGAGCGATTCACCCCGATTTACGGACAATGGCGACGGAACCATAACGGACAATAATTCAGGTCTTGTCTGGTGCAGTCAGGACTCGTGGCATCTGGCGCACGACTGGCTTGATTTTCAGGAGTCGCTGGCGTTTGTCGATGAGATGAATAAAAAAGATTTGATGGGATTTCACGATTGGCGTATCGCGGAACGCGAGGAAATCGAAGCCTTGTACGTTCCCGAGTCGATCAATCTGGCCCGCTCAAAAGAAGAAATTCATATCGACCCCTTGTTTGCTCCTCAGGGCGGCAACGGTTCCTGGTGCCTGCCTTTCGACCAGCGCGCGGCTTTTTACTTCTCATACGCCAGCGGCATATCGCAGTTCTTTGATCAGGATTTTTCTCAGGGCTACGTTCGTCTGGTGCGTTTGTGCGGAGATTAA
- the nadC gene encoding carboxylating nicotinate-nucleotide diphosphorylase, whose product MHRPSEEQIQNLLNLALQEDVGTGDITTRNLIPEGKILIAETTAKEHLTLCGRDFFQAVFKKLDPEVQIEFAANDGQEYNEGDLLFRMRGQARALLEGERTALNVLQHLSGIATLTRAYAERAKPATLLDTRKTWPGLRTFQKYAVACGGGSNHRFGLYDAVLIKDNHIKAVGSIAQAVSKARDNLAPGFPVEVETSNLQEVQEAVQAKAEIIMLDNMSIETIQEALKIIDGKARTEASGNVRLENLHEIASTGVDSISVGRITHSAPSIDISMNFIWEEGSHAL is encoded by the coding sequence ATGCACCGCCCAAGCGAAGAACAAATTCAGAATTTACTGAATCTGGCCCTGCAAGAGGATGTCGGCACAGGAGATATTACCACACGCAACTTGATCCCCGAGGGGAAAATTCTGATAGCGGAAACCACCGCAAAGGAACATCTCACGCTTTGCGGGCGGGATTTTTTTCAAGCTGTCTTTAAGAAACTGGATCCCGAAGTGCAAATTGAGTTTGCCGCCAATGACGGGCAGGAATACAATGAAGGTGATCTGTTGTTTCGCATGAGAGGGCAGGCGAGAGCCTTGCTGGAAGGCGAAAGAACGGCCCTGAATGTTCTGCAACATTTAAGCGGCATCGCCACCCTGACGCGCGCCTACGCAGAGCGGGCCAAACCGGCGACTCTGCTCGACACGAGAAAAACCTGGCCGGGCTTGCGAACATTTCAGAAATACGCCGTCGCTTGCGGCGGTGGGAGCAATCATCGTTTTGGGCTCTACGATGCGGTTTTGATCAAAGACAATCACATCAAGGCCGTCGGAAGCATTGCGCAGGCCGTGTCAAAAGCGCGCGACAATTTGGCGCCCGGTTTCCCGGTCGAAGTTGAAACCTCCAACTTGCAAGAGGTTCAAGAAGCGGTGCAGGCAAAAGCGGAGATCATCATGCTCGACAACATGTCTATCGAAACGATACAAGAAGCGCTAAAAATAATCGACGGCAAGGCCAGGACGGAAGCCTCAGGAAACGTCAGGCTGGAAAACCTTCATGAAATTGCCTCAACAGGGGTCGATAGCATTTCGGTCGGACGCATCACCCACTCGGCCCCCTCCATTGACATCAGTATGAATTTTATCTGGGAAGAAGGCTCTCATGCCCTGTAG
- a CDS encoding Glu/Leu/Phe/Val dehydrogenase, with translation MQLPQRLQLEEVTAEDMNDRFSHSAWEASGRYRMLDPDTGRVWGFIVVDQSLRGPGLGGIRIAPDLTLGEVMRLAHVMTLKNSAANLPLGGGKSGIIADAEILRSEPAMKKELIAKFAEAAFEVSDYIPAPDMGTDEQDIQLIYDLYSTKLGARNHRRGGAGRPPELGGVPIDDWGLTAHGLFAAAETLESLDEDLKLEHCDVVVQGYGNVGSRIAEKLAARGARIVGASDIHAALWNAQGLDLDALRTARRNPWGLDTYSGKVDKKWGPDRLHWLLEAPCHFLIPAARPNAITARNADRIQCRYVLQGANVPSSKVTEYYLQKKRGIVSLCDFIVNAGGVIGCAAELEYTSDAAYRERVDARGFRNYLEDRIYETVRNNTRSIMAMTLENEDLIFRDAAEILAHERLNVKEKEIWI, from the coding sequence ATGCAATTACCACAGAGATTACAACTTGAAGAAGTGACTGCGGAGGACATGAACGACCGGTTCAGTCACAGCGCCTGGGAGGCCTCTGGACGTTACAGGATGCTGGACCCTGATACGGGTCGGGTTTGGGGATTTATCGTTGTGGATCAGTCGCTGAGAGGTCCTGGCCTTGGAGGAATTCGCATCGCCCCCGATCTGACACTGGGGGAAGTGATGCGCCTTGCGCATGTGATGACTCTGAAAAACAGCGCCGCTAATTTACCGCTTGGCGGAGGCAAATCGGGAATCATCGCGGATGCTGAAATTCTGCGTAGCGAGCCGGCGATGAAAAAAGAACTGATTGCAAAATTTGCCGAAGCGGCCTTTGAGGTTTCGGATTATATTCCTGCTCCTGATATGGGAACGGATGAGCAGGACATTCAGCTGATTTACGATCTTTACTCAACAAAACTTGGCGCGAGAAACCATCGTCGAGGCGGCGCGGGTCGTCCTCCCGAGCTAGGCGGCGTGCCGATAGACGATTGGGGCTTGACGGCGCACGGTCTGTTTGCCGCGGCTGAGACGCTTGAGTCCTTGGATGAAGATTTGAAGCTGGAGCATTGCGATGTGGTTGTGCAAGGTTATGGCAATGTCGGTTCCCGGATTGCGGAGAAGCTGGCGGCGCGCGGAGCTCGCATTGTAGGCGCGTCGGACATTCATGCGGCGCTTTGGAATGCGCAGGGACTGGACCTTGATGCATTGCGCACGGCGCGTCGCAATCCCTGGGGGCTTGATACCTATTCCGGCAAGGTTGATAAGAAATGGGGGCCGGATCGTTTGCATTGGCTGTTGGAGGCCCCGTGTCATTTCTTGATTCCTGCGGCCCGCCCGAACGCTATCACGGCGCGTAATGCGGACCGAATTCAGTGTCGCTATGTTTTACAGGGGGCTAATGTTCCCAGCAGTAAAGTGACGGAGTATTATCTTCAGAAGAAACGCGGTATTGTGTCTTTGTGCGATTTCATCGTCAATGCGGGCGGTGTGATCGGTTGCGCGGCGGAACTGGAATACACTTCCGATGCGGCCTACCGAGAGCGGGTCGATGCGCGCGGCTTTCGAAATTATCTGGAAGATCGCATCTACGAGACGGTGCGGAATAATACAAGGTCCATCATGGCGATGACGCTGGAAAATGAGGATTTGATATTTCGCGACGCGGCGGAAATCCTCGCTCACGAACGCCTGAATGTCAAAGAGAAGGAAATCTGGATCTAG
- a CDS encoding L-lysine 6-transaminase gives MKASKVDLPKVAVSQIKQFMLFTPPYLVVDFDKSQGSYLHDSLTQRSYLDFYTFFASLPVGFNHPELNEPAFLKEIYRTGKCKPANSDVLSVEMAEFVSAFHDMATPQGFDHFFFISGGALAVENAMKTAFDWKARKNIERGIHDKGSQILHFQKAFHGRTGYTLSVTNTFEPNKTKYFPKFNWPRVTSPYMQFPLTAENQRNVEILEEQTYREIDEAFKNNPNDIAAILIEPIQGEGGDNHFRAEFFQMLRKIADEKEALLIFDEVQTGLGLTGKMWCAEHFGVMPDIICFGKKAQVAGIMANERIQEVESVFTVPSRINSTFGGNLVDMVRCRKYLEIIEKENLLKNASDIGDYLLDGLIQLAGKYDFVGNVRGRGLMIAFDLPDSKSRNNFIDHLREAGCLVLACGERSVRLRPPLNLSVSEADEGLTHFEAGFKKVP, from the coding sequence ATGAAAGCCTCAAAGGTAGATTTACCCAAAGTCGCTGTCTCGCAAATCAAACAGTTCATGCTGTTCACACCGCCTTATCTTGTCGTCGACTTCGACAAAAGCCAGGGTTCCTATTTGCATGACTCTTTGACCCAACGGTCTTACCTGGATTTCTACACATTTTTTGCGTCCCTGCCCGTTGGATTCAATCACCCGGAACTCAATGAACCGGCTTTCTTAAAAGAAATCTATCGAACCGGCAAGTGCAAGCCCGCCAACTCCGACGTCCTGAGCGTAGAAATGGCGGAATTTGTCAGCGCCTTTCATGACATGGCGACGCCGCAAGGCTTCGATCATTTTTTCTTTATTTCAGGCGGCGCGCTCGCAGTCGAAAACGCCATGAAAACGGCATTCGACTGGAAAGCGCGTAAAAATATTGAACGGGGCATTCACGACAAAGGCTCTCAAATTCTTCATTTTCAAAAAGCCTTTCATGGGCGAACGGGATACACGCTCTCTGTCACCAATACCTTTGAACCAAACAAAACGAAATACTTTCCAAAATTCAACTGGCCGAGAGTGACCAGTCCTTATATGCAATTTCCTCTAACGGCTGAAAACCAGAGAAATGTCGAAATTCTTGAAGAACAAACCTACCGGGAAATTGATGAAGCCTTCAAGAATAATCCGAATGACATCGCCGCCATCCTCATCGAACCCATCCAGGGCGAAGGAGGAGACAACCATTTTCGCGCTGAGTTTTTTCAAATGCTTCGAAAAATCGCCGACGAAAAGGAAGCCTTGTTGATATTCGATGAAGTGCAAACCGGCTTGGGATTGACCGGGAAAATGTGGTGCGCAGAGCATTTTGGGGTCATGCCCGACATCATCTGCTTTGGTAAAAAGGCCCAGGTCGCCGGCATCATGGCAAACGAACGGATTCAGGAAGTGGAAAGCGTTTTCACCGTTCCCAGTCGCATTAACTCGACTTTTGGCGGCAATCTGGTCGATATGGTGCGTTGTCGAAAGTATCTTGAGATCATCGAAAAAGAAAATCTTCTAAAGAATGCAAGCGACATTGGGGATTATCTGTTGGATGGCTTGATCCAATTGGCGGGCAAATACGATTTTGTTGGCAATGTCCGTGGACGCGGGCTGATGATCGCCTTCGATTTACCCGACTCTAAATCCAGAAACAATTTCATCGATCATCTGCGCGAAGCCGGTTGCCTTGTTCTCGCCTGCGGAGAACGATCCGTGCGCCTGCGACCTCCGCTCAACCTGAGCGTGTCGGAAGCCGACGAAGGACTGACGCATTTCGAAGCCGGTTTCAAAAAAGTTCCATAA